The region ACTCGCCAAAGCAAGCTTTCTTCTATGCTTATGAAAATACTTTAAAAACTCTCTTTTTTGATAGCGGGCAAAGATTACAAGAGCCCCACTCCCTACCATATTCCCTAAAAAAGCGACAAGAATGGTTATTTTTATATCTAAAGCGTGCGTGGTAGCGCTCAAAATGGAAGCGATGACAATCCCCACATACCCACCCCCTAAAGAATATAAAAATAAAATAAGATAACCCCACTCTTTAAAGCCCTCTTGAAAACGCAACAACGCTTCTTGCATAAAAACCCTCTTTTGATTCGTTTTTATTTTCATGTTATCCAAACTTATTCAACCTATTGGTGATTTAAACGCTATCTTTTAGTATAATATAATGACAGCATTATCCTAATAATCTAAAAGATATAGAGATGAATACAGAAATTTTAACCATCATGTTAGTTGTCTCAGTGCTTATGGGATTGGTAGGCTTAATAGCGTTTTTATGGGGGGTTAAAAGCGGTCAGTTTGACGATGAAAAACGCATGCTTGAAAGCGTGTTGTATGACAGCGCGAGCGATTTGAACGAAGCGATTTTACAAGAAAAACGCCAAGAGAATTAAAAGAATTAAAATAAAAAGGATAGAAAATGAGTCAAGAAATTTTAGACGTGTTGATAGTGGGCGCAGGGCCTGGGGGCATTGCCACGGCCGTAGAATGCGAAATAGCCGGCGTTAAAAAAGTGCTTTTATGCGAAAAAACCGAAAGCCATTCAGGCATGTTAGAGAAGTTTTATAAAGCCGGTAAAAGGATTGATAAAGATTATAAAAAGCAAGTCGTAGAGCTTAAAGGGCATATCCCTTTTAAAGACAGCTTTAAAGAAGAAACTTTAGAGAATTTCACTAACCTTTTAAAAGAGCATAGCATCACGCCAAGCTATAAAACCGATATTGAGAGCGTGAAAAAAGAAGGCGAATTGTTCAAAATCACCACCACTTCTAACACAACCTATCATGCTAAATTTGTGGTGGTTGCGATCGGGAAAATGGGCCAACCAAACCGCCCTACTTATAAAATCCCTGTTGCGCTCTCCAAACAAGTGGTTTTTAGCATCAATGATTGTAAGGAAAATGAAAAAACCCTTGTGATCGGCGGAGGCAACTCAGCGGTGGAATACGCCATTGCTTTGTGCAAAACCACCCCAACCACTCTCAATTACCGCAAAAAAGAATTCAGCCGCATCAATGAAGACAACGCTAAAAACTTGCAAGAAGTCCTAAACAATAACACGCTTAAAAGCAAGCTTGGAGTGGATATTGAAAGCCTAGAAGAAGATAACACTCAAATTAAGGTGAATTTCACCGATAACACGAGCGAGAGTTTTGATCGCTTGCTGTATGCGATCGGTGGCTCTACCCCTTTAGAATTTTTTAAACGCTGTTCTTTAGAATTAGATCCTAGCACCAATATCCCTGTGGTGAAAGAAAATTTAGAGAGCAACAATATCCCTAATTTGTTCATCGTGGGCGATATTTTATTCAAATCAGGAGCGAGCATCGCTACCGCACTCAATCATGGCTATGATGTTGCGCAAGAAATCGCTAAAAGGTTGCACTCTTAAAGCCGCTCATTCATCAAACGGCTTAGCCTTATACAAAAAGAAAAAGAGGATGAGAAGCGTTAGGGCAAAATGCATGGTGATGATAGTTAGGGGTGAGAAGTAACGCAGTTCCAAACTGCTGAGCGATAAAACTAGCACAGAGATCATGCGCACACAGCTTGATAAAAGCGATGAGAGCGAGGAAATGTTGTTTTTAGAAACAAATTTGGAGAATTGATAGTTTAAGCAATAACTCATGTAAGTGAAAAACGCCACCATGAGCACATACACCCCTATGAAACAATAAGGGATATTGCTAAGCAATAAGGGGCTAACGCCAAGCAACACCACAAGCGAACTCAGAGCGATTTTTTGGCTGTAATTTTTGGCTTTTAAAAAATGAATGAGGATAGAAATCACTTGAAAAGCGATATAAAACATAAAAAGGTATTGCTCTTTAACGCCTTGTTTTAAAAAATACGCTTGCCACATTTGAAAATGGCTCATAAAAAAGATGGGCGTAATCAAATGCCCCACTAACAAAATTTTAAGCTTGGGGTTATCTTTAAGCTCTTTAAGACTGCCTTTGACTTGCTCTTTAAGGAGTTTCAGGCTTTTTTGGCTTTTAAAATCCGCTTCTTTTTCTTTAAAATAAATGATGATCGTTAGCGCGCAAAGCATGATTAAAAAAATCCCCACGATATACAGCATCGCATGGATTTTGAGATACAAAAACGATCCCAAAGAACTCCCTATAATCATGCCCAAATAAGTAATTTGATTGTTTTTGGCTAAAAACTTGGACAAATCCTTTTTGTTTTCTTTAATGTCTGTGATGAGTGAAGCTTCAATCGTGCCGCTAGAGCATGCGCTATACAAACCATACAGCCCCCATGCTAAAAGCATGAAAATAAAGCTATCAAAAAACAGCACAAACGAAAAACTAGCGATTAAAAACACATTAGAAACCAGGAATAAATTCTTCCGGCTCATCAAATCCGCTAAAACGCCGCTCGGGTATTCAGCCACTAGCACGCAAAAGCTAAAAAAGGTTTGCACGAGCAAGATTTCACTCAAACTAAGCCCTTTAGAAAGCAACAAGGGGGTTAAAATCGCATGGGGTAAGCTTTGAGCGATGATTAAGAGAAAATTCGCCCCATAGTAAGCTAAAATGTTTTTTCTTAACATTTGAAAATTATAATTAAAACTAGCTTATAATACAGCGTTATATCTTTTATTTAAGGGGTATTGATGCTAACCCAATTAAAAACTTATCCAAAATTACTCAAACATTATGAAGAAATCAAAGAAGTGCACATGCGCGATTGGTTTTTTAAAGATAAAGAGCGAGCGAGCCGTTATTTCGTGCAATTGGAAAGCTTGAGCTTGGATTATTCCAAAAACCGCTTGAATGATACCACTTTAAAGCTTCTTTTTGAATTAGCGAACGACTGCTCTTTAAAAGAAAAGATTGAAGCGATGTTTAAGGGCGAAAAAATCAACACCACCGAAAAAAGGGCCGTTTTACACACCGCCTTAAGAAGCTTGAACGACGCAGAAATCTTGCTAGACAACATGGAAGTGTTAAAAAGCGTTCGGAGCGTTTTAAAACGCATGCGAGCCTTTAGCGATAGCGTGAGGAGCGGTAAAAGATTAGGCTATACCAATCAAGTGATCACCGATATTGTCAATATCGGTATTGGGGGGTCAGATTTGGGCGCTTTAATGGTTTGCACCGCCCTAAAACGCTACGGCCACCCGAGATTAAAAATGCATTTTGTGTCTAATGTGGATGGCACGCAGATCTTAGATGTTTTGGAAAAAATCAATCCAGCCAGCACGCTTTTTATCGTGGCTTCTAAGACTTTTTCCACCCAAGAAACCTTAACCAATGCCCTAACCGCTAGAAAATGGTTTGTAGAAAGGAGCGGCGATGAAAGGCATATCGCTAAGCACTTTGTAGCGGTATCCACCAATAAAGAAGCCGTGCAACAATTTGGCATTGACGAGCATAACATGTTTGAATTTTGGGATTTTGTAGGGGGGCGTTATAGCTTGTGGTCGGCTATTGGCTTATCCATTATGATCTATTTAGGGAAGAAAAATTTTAACGCTCTTTTGAAAGGGGCGTATTTGATGGATGAGCATTTTAGAAACGCCCCTTTTGAAAGCAATTTACCCGTTTTAATGGGGCTGATTGGCGTGTGGTATATCAATTTTTTCCAATCCAAAAGCCATTTAATCGCTCCTTATGATCAGTATTTGAGGCATTTCCCTAAATTCATTCAGCAATTGGATATGGAAAGCAATGGCAAACGCATCAGCAAAAAAGGCGAAACCATCCCCTATGACACATGCCCTGTTGTTTGGGGCGATATGGGTATTAACGCTCAGCACGCCTTTTTCCAGCTCTTGCATCAAGGCACGCATTTAATCCCCATTGATTTTATCGCTTCCTTAGATAAAAAGCCTAACGCTAAAGGCCATCATGAGATTTTATTCAGCAATGTTTTAGCGCAAGCGCAAGCTTTCATGAAAGGCAAGAGTTATGAAGAAGCGCTTGGGGAATTGCTTTCTAAAGGCTTAGACAAAGATGAAGCCAAAGACTTGGCCCACCACAGGGTGTTTTTTGGCAACCGCCCCTCTAATATCCTTTTATTAGAAAAGATTTCACCAAGCAATATTGGGGCGTTAGTGGCTCTTTATGAGCATAAAGTCTTTGTGCAAGGGGTTATTTGGGATATTAACAGCTTTGATCAATGGGGCGTGGAGCTTGGGAAAGAACTGGCCGTGCCGATTTTACAAGAATTAGAAGGGCACAAAAGCAACGCTTATTTTGACAGCTCCACTAAGCATTTAATAGAATTGTATAGGAATTACAACCAATAGGCTTTATCTTACAACAAGATAAAACCTAAAAACAATAAAGCGAAGCTTAACCCCATTCTCAAGCGCTCCATTCAAAATCATCCGTTAATCATAACGGATTTTAGCACCATATATTAGCCATTTGAATTTAAAGAGAGTAAATTTTCCACAAATTAATCGTTTTTAGCTTTTAAAAGCTTGACTTTCTCATCATACGCATTATTTTACATATTATAATTATTTCAAAGCTAAGAATAATAAAAACTAAAGAATAGATTTATCTTTAAAAGTATTTGCATTTATCAATCTCATTTTAGGAGGCATGCATGAAAAAGGCAAGTCAGGTTTTATTCTTTGGGGCATTTTTAAGCTCTTCTTTGCAAGGTTTTGAAGCTAAGCTCAACGGCTTTGTGGATCAATCCAGCACGATCGGTTTTAACCAGCATAAAATCAATAAAGAAAGAGGTATCTACCCTATGCAGCAATTCGCAACGATTGCGGGCTATTTAGGGCTTGGTTTTAGCCTGTTACCCAAAAAGGTTTCAGACCATGTTCTAAAAGGCAAAATAGGGGGCATGGTGGGATCTATTTTTTATGACGGCACGAAGAAGTTTGAAGATGGATCTGTGGCTTACAACCTCTTTGGTTATTACGATGGGTTTATGGGGGGCTATACGAATATCTTACAGACCGATAGCCTTGAAACACAGAACATGAAACACAATAAAAATGTCCGCAATTATGTCTTTAGCGATGCGTATTTGGAATACGCTTATAAGAATTATTTTGAAATAAAAGCCGGGCGCTATTTATCCACTATGCCTTATAAAAGCGGTCAAACGCAAGGCTTTCAAGTTTCTGGGCAATACAAGCATGCACGCTTGACTTGGTTTAGCTCTTTTGGGAGGGCGTTCGCTTACGGTTCGTTTTTAATGGATTGGTTTGCCGCACGGACCACTTATAGCGGAGGTTTTACCAAAAACGATAAGGGAGGTTATGATAGCCATGGGCGAAAGGTGCTTTATGGCACGCATGCGGTGCAACTCACCTATAAACCTCATCGTTTCCTCATAGAAGGCTTTTATTACCTTTCGCCTCAAATCTTTAACGCTCCAGGCGTTAAAATTGGTTGGGACTCTAACCCTAATTTTAGCGGCACAGGCTTTCGCTCTGATACAGCTGTCATAGGGTTTTTCCCCATTTACTACCCTTGGATGATCGTTAAATCCAATGGGAGTCCGGTCTATAAATACGACACGCCTGCCACTCAAAACGGGCAAAACCTCATCATCCGCCAACGCTTTGACATCAACAATTACAATGTTTCAATCGCTTTTTATAAAGTCTTTCAAAACGCTAATGGTTGGATAGGCAACATGGGGAATCCAAGCGGTGTGATCATGGGGAGTAACAGCGTCTATGCGGGTTTTACAGGCACAGCCCTTAAAAGAGACGCCGCTACCATTTTCCTTTCTTGTGGTGGCACTCATTTTGCCAAAAAATTCACATGGAAATTCGCCACGCAATATTCCAATTCAGTGGTTTCTTGGGAAGCGAGAGCGATGATCTCTTTAGGCTATAAATTCAATGAATATTTGAGCGGCAGCGTGGATCTTGCATATTATGGCGTGCATACTAACAAAGGCTTTAAACCGGGTGAAAACGGGCCTGTGCCTAAAGACTTCCCCGCCCTTTATTCTGACAGGAGCGCTTTATACACGGCTCTGGTAGCGTCTTTTTGACGCTACCCTATGATTATGGTAGGCGTCTTTTGATGCTACCCCTTATGATTATGGTAGGCGTCTTTTTGATGCTATGATCACAAAATATAGTAGGCATTATTTTGATGCTGTCTCCTACGATATGATAAGCGTTTTTTAACGCTGTTCCTCTAATCTCTATATATAAAATTTCTTTTCAAGCAAAAGCCCTTTTTAAATCATACCCATTAAGCAAAATACAAGTTCATTTTTAATTTCAAACAAGCGATAGCTTTTTGAAAGCGTTCTTTGGGATTAGGGGGTTTTAGGCGGATTTAGTTGGGGTTAAAAGGAGGAATGATCTCAAAAATACCCCCTATCCCCTTCAAGAAATGGGTTTAAAACGAAGCAGCCAAAACCCCATTTTTAAGAAATTAAAATAAAGTTTTAATACCCCTATTAAATTAACAGAGCCAAAATTTTAATCGCTTCTTGTAAGGATAGGGTCAAATTTTTCAATGGATTTAAAGGGGGTTAAAACCCCTTTTTTATTCAAGCGGCTTTGATATAGGGCGTTTCAGCCAGCGGCGGGTAAATTTGATTTTTAAAATAAGCGTTTGAGCAAATCCTAACGCTCACGATCAGCACTAAAAGCGCTACAAGCATGAAAAACACGCACAAAATCGCATCAATCGCATGGTTAAAAAAGGATTTTTGGAGCGTTTTTAGCGCTTTTTCATCGGTAGTGGTAGCCATTTTTTCTTTGATGATTTGCATTTGCGCCACATGCGAAACGTTATTCAGCACGCTATCATTACTCTTTGGCACCACCTTTAAAATACCGCTATAAAAAGTGATTGCTAAAATCAAAACTGCCGGCAAGGCGCTTACCATCGCCCCCTTAAAACGCCCCATTTTAAACAACACCACCGTAACCAACAACAACGCCATGCCCGCTAACATCTGATTGCTCACGCCAAATAAAGGCCATAGCGTATAAATCCCCCCTTTAGGATCGATCGTGCCTTGATACAAGAAATACCCCCACCCTGCCACGCACAAAAGAGTGGCAAAAATCCCAGCCTTATAAGAACTAAGATTACCCAAAGGCTTATAAACATTGCCGAGCAAATCTTGGATCATGAAACGAGCGGTTCGTGTGCCAGCATCCACAGCGGTTAAAATGAACAAAGCTTCAAACAAAATCGCAAAATGATACCAAAACGCCATCACGCTTGGATCCCCTAAAATGTGATACACGATCATCGCTAAACCGATCGCAAAAGTGGGCGCCCCACCGGTGCGGCTCAAAATGGAGCTTTCGCCAATGTTTTTAGTCATCTCACTGATTTCTTCAGCGCTGATACTAAACCCCCATGAGCTAATCACCGAAGCCGCATCAGCTATATCTTTACCGATGCTCACTTCTGGGGAATTGATAGCGAAATAAAGCCCTGGGTGCAAGATCCCTGCGCACACCAACGCCATAAGAGCCACAACGCTTTCCATCACCATAGAGCCATAGCCCACTAGCCTGGCGTCGCTTTCTTTAGCGAGCATTTTAGGGGTCGTGCCTGAAGAAATTAAAGCATGAAAGCCGCTAATCGTCCCGCAAGCCACCGTGATAAACAAGAAAGGGAACACGCTTCCTGCAAACACAGGCCCACTGCCATCTACAAAGGGCGTGATTTTAGGGATTTGTAAGGGCGGAGCGACAAAAACAATAGCCACAACCAACACCCCTATAACGCCAATTTTTAAAAAAGTGCTTAAATAATCTCGTGGAGCGAGTAAAAACCATACCGGTAAAATAGAAGCCACAAACCCATAACCCATGATCATCCACGCTAAAGAACTGGCCTCAAAGGTGAATATTGACGCTAGTTTAGGATCTAAAGAAATATATTTGCCCGCATAAATCGCTATAATCAACAAAATAAAGCCGATAATAGAAACTTCCAAAATCTTATGCGGCCTGAAAAACCGCATG is a window of Helicobacter pylori NQ4053 DNA encoding:
- the ccoS gene encoding cbb3-type cytochrome oxidase assembly protein CcoS encodes the protein MNTEILTIMLVVSVLMGLVGLIAFLWGVKSGQFDDEKRMLESVLYDSASDLNEAILQEKRQEN
- a CDS encoding NAD(P)-binding domain-containing protein, producing the protein MSQEILDVLIVGAGPGGIATAVECEIAGVKKVLLCEKTESHSGMLEKFYKAGKRIDKDYKKQVVELKGHIPFKDSFKEETLENFTNLLKEHSITPSYKTDIESVKKEGELFKITTTSNTTYHAKFVVVAIGKMGQPNRPTYKIPVALSKQVVFSINDCKENEKTLVIGGGNSAVEYAIALCKTTPTTLNYRKKEFSRINEDNAKNLQEVLNNNTLKSKLGVDIESLEEDNTQIKVNFTDNTSESFDRLLYAIGGSTPLEFFKRCSLELDPSTNIPVVKENLESNNIPNLFIVGDILFKSGASIATALNHGYDVAQEIAKRLHS
- a CDS encoding HP1165 family MFS efflux transporter, coding for MLRKNILAYYGANFLLIIAQSLPHAILTPLLLSKGLSLSEILLVQTFFSFCVLVAEYPSGVLADLMSRKNLFLVSNVFLIASFSFVLFFDSFIFMLLAWGLYGLYSACSSGTIEASLITDIKENKKDLSKFLAKNNQITYLGMIIGSSLGSFLYLKIHAMLYIVGIFLIMLCALTIIIYFKEKEADFKSQKSLKLLKEQVKGSLKELKDNPKLKILLVGHLITPIFFMSHFQMWQAYFLKQGVKEQYLFMFYIAFQVISILIHFLKAKNYSQKIALSSLVVLLGVSPLLLSNIPYCFIGVYVLMVAFFTYMSYCLNYQFSKFVSKNNISSLSSLLSSCVRMISVLVLSLSSLELRYFSPLTIITMHFALTLLILFFFLYKAKPFDE
- the pgi gene encoding glucose-6-phosphate isomerase, whose translation is MLTQLKTYPKLLKHYEEIKEVHMRDWFFKDKERASRYFVQLESLSLDYSKNRLNDTTLKLLFELANDCSLKEKIEAMFKGEKINTTEKRAVLHTALRSLNDAEILLDNMEVLKSVRSVLKRMRAFSDSVRSGKRLGYTNQVITDIVNIGIGGSDLGALMVCTALKRYGHPRLKMHFVSNVDGTQILDVLEKINPASTLFIVASKTFSTQETLTNALTARKWFVERSGDERHIAKHFVAVSTNKEAVQQFGIDEHNMFEFWDFVGGRYSLWSAIGLSIMIYLGKKNFNALLKGAYLMDEHFRNAPFESNLPVLMGLIGVWYINFFQSKSHLIAPYDQYLRHFPKFIQQLDMESNGKRISKKGETIPYDTCPVVWGDMGINAQHAFFQLLHQGTHLIPIDFIASLDKKPNAKGHHEILFSNVLAQAQAFMKGKSYEEALGELLSKGLDKDEAKDLAHHRVFFGNRPSNILLLEKISPSNIGALVALYEHKVFVQGVIWDINSFDQWGVELGKELAVPILQELEGHKSNAYFDSSTKHLIELYRNYNQ
- the hofH gene encoding outer membrane beta-barrel protein HofH; translated protein: MKKASQVLFFGAFLSSSLQGFEAKLNGFVDQSSTIGFNQHKINKERGIYPMQQFATIAGYLGLGFSLLPKKVSDHVLKGKIGGMVGSIFYDGTKKFEDGSVAYNLFGYYDGFMGGYTNILQTDSLETQNMKHNKNVRNYVFSDAYLEYAYKNYFEIKAGRYLSTMPYKSGQTQGFQVSGQYKHARLTWFSSFGRAFAYGSFLMDWFAARTTYSGGFTKNDKGGYDSHGRKVLYGTHAVQLTYKPHRFLIEGFYYLSPQIFNAPGVKIGWDSNPNFSGTGFRSDTAVIGFFPIYYPWMIVKSNGSPVYKYDTPATQNGQNLIIRQRFDINNYNVSIAFYKVFQNANGWIGNMGNPSGVIMGSNSVYAGFTGTALKRDAATIFLSCGGTHFAKKFTWKFATQYSNSVVSWEARAMISLGYKFNEYLSGSVDLAYYGVHTNKGFKPGENGPVPKDFPALYSDRSALYTALVASF
- a CDS encoding carbon starvation CstA family protein encodes the protein MVKQPLNGEDMQKSLVSLAWVFAAILGAICLGVLALHKGESINTLWLVVASACIYSIGYRFYSHFIAYRVLKLDDNRATPACIRNDGKDFVPTDKAITFGHHFAAIAGAGPLVGPILAAQMGYLPSILWILIGSVLGGCVHDFVVLFASIRRDGKSLGEMIKLEMGQFVGMIASLGILGIMLIIIAILAMVVVKALAHSPWGFFTIAMTIPIAILMGLYMRFFRPHKILEVSIIGFILLIIAIYAGKYISLDPKLASIFTFEASSLAWMIMGYGFVASILPVWFLLAPRDYLSTFLKIGVIGVLVVAIVFVAPPLQIPKITPFVDGSGPVFAGSVFPFLFITVACGTISGFHALISSGTTPKMLAKESDARLVGYGSMVMESVVALMALVCAGILHPGLYFAINSPEVSIGKDIADAASVISSWGFSISAEEISEMTKNIGESSILSRTGGAPTFAIGLAMIVYHILGDPSVMAFWYHFAILFEALFILTAVDAGTRTARFMIQDLLGNVYKPLGNLSSYKAGIFATLLCVAGWGYFLYQGTIDPKGGIYTLWPLFGVSNQMLAGMALLLVTVVLFKMGRFKGAMVSALPAVLILAITFYSGILKVVPKSNDSVLNNVSHVAQMQIIKEKMATTTDEKALKTLQKSFFNHAIDAILCVFFMLVALLVLIVSVRICSNAYFKNQIYPPLAETPYIKAA